The DNA window CAAAAAGAATCGCCGTATTTCCCATGTTCATCTTGCGGATGACCGTTCGTCCCAGGTCGCGCTCAACTAATTGGGCTAAGACCTCGGCAAGGACCACTGACTCCGGAAATTTCTTGGCGGCCACAACGAGAGGGCGCTCGCGGCCGGCCTCCTGCGCTCGGATGGCCCGGCCGGGCGAGAATGCCAACGCAAAACCGAGCAACGCAGAGAGTACCGCCAAGGGTCGACGACGGTCACGCACCTTCGCACACCTCCTTCTCATTCGAGCGAAACGTGAAGCACGCTTCTAAGGAACGCTTCCACCCACGGGTCGGCGGGGTTTGCACGAAGGTCCCCGGGTGTAGCGACCTGGACGATCTTGCCCGCGCGCATCACGGCCACCCTGTCGGCCAGCTCCAGGGCCTCCGCAAGGTCGTGCGTCACAAAGACTGCAGTCGTCTGCTCGCCGGCTAGGAGCGATTTCAGCAGGGTGTGCATCTCCGCGCGCGTCAGCGGGTCCAGGGCGCCGAAGGGTTCATCCATAAGCAGGAGGCTGGGCCGGGCGGCAAGCGCCCTGACGATACCCACTCGCTGACGCTCGCCCCCAGAGAGCCGGGAGGGCATCCGGTCTCCAAAAGTCTCGGGTGGGAGCCCGACCGCTTCGAGGAGCTCATCCACGCGCGCCTCCCTGGTCTCCCGTAGCCAGCCGAGGAGCCTCGGCACGGTGGCCACGTTTTGGCGAACCGTCCAATGGGGCATCAGTCCAATCTCCTGGATGACGTAGCCGCACGCGCGCCGGTGGGAGATAACGTTGGCATTCCTGAGGTCGATTCCATCAAGCGTGATCGCCCCGGAATCGGGCTCCTCAAGGCGGTTGATGCAGCGGAGCGTGGTGGTCTTGCCGCACCCGGACGGCCCGACCAGAGCCATCATCTCGCCCTCCGAGACCGTCAGAGACAGACCGTCCAGCGCACCGGGGTGGCCGGGAAAATTCTTTACGAGGTTTTGAAGCTCAAGCATTCTTTTCTCGGAGCGATACTATGTCAAAAAGCCTCTGGGTTTGGGAAAAGGGCCCCCTAATAAAGCGGACCTCAGGCCGGGGCGAGCAAGTTTAAGGAGAAGTAGCCCCTTT is part of the Nitrospinota bacterium genome and encodes:
- a CDS encoding ABC transporter ATP-binding protein, with the protein product MLELQNLVKNFPGHPGALDGLSLTVSEGEMMALVGPSGCGKTTTLRCINRLEEPDSGAITLDGIDLRNANVISHRRACGYVIQEIGLMPHWTVRQNVATVPRLLGWLRETREARVDELLEAVGLPPETFGDRMPSRLSGGERQRVGIVRALAARPSLLLMDEPFGALDPLTRAEMHTLLKSLLAGEQTTAVFVTHDLAEALELADRVAVMRAGKIVQVATPGDLRANPADPWVEAFLRSVLHVSLE